One genomic region from Actinocatenispora thailandica encodes:
- a CDS encoding NAD(P)-dependent alcohol dehydrogenase gives MVRVNAYAAPSATEPLVPTTIERRDVGPSDVLIEIRYAGICHSDIHLVRGDWGPVTYPQVVGHEIVGVVAEVGAEVTRHRVGDRVGVGCLVNSCRECENCRAGMEQYCLNGAVGTYASVDRDGTITQGGYSTHVVVDEDFVLRVPESIPFEKAAPLLCAGITTYSPLAHWQAGPGTRVAVVGMGGLGHMAVKIAHAMGATVTVLSQSLKKRDDGLALGADEYYATSDPDTFEALKNSFDLIVNTVSAPLDMDAYLGLLRLNGTLVNVGAPPEALPVHAFALSRNRRSFAGSSIGGIPETQEMLDFCAEHGIAPETELISADYVNEAYERVLASDVRYRFVIDIATLA, from the coding sequence ATCGTGCGCGTGAACGCATATGCGGCACCGTCGGCGACCGAACCGCTGGTCCCGACCACCATCGAGCGCCGGGACGTCGGCCCGTCCGACGTGCTGATCGAGATCAGGTACGCCGGCATCTGCCACTCCGACATCCACCTGGTCCGCGGTGACTGGGGGCCCGTCACCTACCCGCAGGTGGTCGGGCACGAGATCGTCGGCGTCGTGGCCGAGGTCGGCGCCGAGGTCACCCGGCACCGGGTCGGCGACCGGGTCGGCGTCGGCTGCCTGGTCAACTCGTGCCGGGAGTGCGAGAACTGCCGCGCCGGCATGGAGCAGTACTGCCTGAACGGGGCCGTCGGCACCTACGCCTCGGTCGACCGGGACGGCACGATCACCCAGGGCGGCTACTCCACCCACGTCGTGGTGGACGAGGACTTCGTGCTCCGGGTGCCGGAGTCGATCCCGTTCGAGAAGGCGGCGCCGCTGCTGTGCGCCGGCATCACCACGTACTCGCCGCTGGCGCACTGGCAGGCCGGCCCGGGCACCCGGGTCGCGGTCGTCGGCATGGGCGGCCTGGGGCACATGGCGGTCAAGATCGCGCATGCGATGGGCGCCACGGTCACCGTGCTGTCGCAGTCGCTGAAGAAGCGGGACGACGGGCTCGCCCTGGGCGCCGACGAGTACTACGCGACGAGCGACCCGGACACGTTCGAGGCACTGAAGAACAGTTTCGACCTGATCGTCAACACGGTCAGCGCGCCGCTGGACATGGACGCCTACCTGGGGCTGCTGCGGTTGAACGGCACGCTGGTCAACGTCGGCGCCCCGCCGGAGGCGCTGCCGGTGCACGCGTTCGCGCTGTCCCGCAACCGGCGGTCGTTCGCCGGGTCGAGCATCGGCGGTATCCCGGAGACCCAGGAGATGCTCGACTTCTGCGCCGAGCACGGCATCGCGCCGGAGACCGAGCTGATCTCCGCCGACTACGTGAACGAGGCGTACGAGCGGGTGCTGGCCTCCGACGTGCGGTACCGCTTCGTCATCGACATCGCCACGCTGGCCTGA
- a CDS encoding DedA family protein, producing MTAAFVDLGALLGQYGYLAVAVLVLVEDFGVPAPGETVLILASIAAHAGRLNILAVAAIAFVAAVAGDNIGFAIGHFGGRPLLHRFGRYVLLTPRRLDRAERFMLRHGGKVVVIARFVEGLRQANGLLAGVTGMRWRRFLAFNMIGAAAWVGVWAALGYLAGGHLPAIEHLITRYQLYLLGAAVLAVAGFAGWRVLRARRRRR from the coding sequence GTGACTGCGGCGTTCGTCGACCTGGGCGCCCTGCTCGGCCAGTACGGCTACCTCGCGGTGGCCGTGCTGGTGCTGGTGGAGGACTTCGGGGTGCCCGCACCGGGCGAGACGGTGCTGATCCTGGCCTCGATCGCGGCGCACGCCGGCCGGTTGAACATCCTCGCCGTCGCGGCGATCGCCTTCGTCGCCGCCGTCGCCGGCGACAACATCGGCTTCGCCATCGGCCACTTCGGTGGTCGGCCGCTGCTGCACCGGTTCGGCCGGTACGTGCTGCTCACCCCGCGCCGGCTGGACCGGGCCGAACGGTTCATGCTGCGGCACGGCGGGAAGGTCGTGGTGATCGCCCGGTTCGTGGAGGGCCTGCGGCAGGCGAACGGCCTGCTCGCCGGCGTCACCGGGATGCGGTGGCGCCGGTTCCTCGCGTTCAACATGATCGGCGCCGCCGCCTGGGTCGGCGTCTGGGCCGCCCTCGGGTACCTGGCCGGCGGGCACCTGCCCGCGATCGAACACCTGATCACCCGGTACCAGCTGTACCTGCTCGGCGCCGCCGTGCTCGCCGTCGCCGGGTTCGCCGGCTGGCGGGTACTGCGCGCCCGGCGGCGCCGGCGATAA
- a CDS encoding NADH-quinone oxidoreductase subunit N, with amino-acid sequence MTGLHEDPGALLPELALAVAAVAGLLAGSWLPRRRQWLVRLLGAIGCTVGIAAAVVAATGPARTVFGGSYAVDTGLAVARVVILAGTLLVLAMAGGTLSGHRRETEFVVLLLLAALGAMVLAGTDDLLLLIAGYLLASVPLYALTAFDADPAGTEAALKYYLIGALFGVVLMLGVAALLAAGGGTDYPTLARTLPGAPPVLAAAGFVGVFGGLLFKAGGAPAQFWVPDVAEGAGTPVAAFVTTIPKIGALIAAYRLLDVAVPGVAGGRLLVAAVAAGTMTLGNLAAFAQTNPRRLLAYSTISQVGYLLMAVAAAGHAALALPGLGFYLAGYAVTNIGAFAVLAALPSATLDGHRGLFGRRPVLALALVICLLGLVGTPPTAIFVGKLSVFTAAFDANLLWLVVVAAANTLASLYYYLRWIVPLFQRDGAPHPTPAGRWPAAVAVTAAAGSLALGLAAEPVVHALSGHLLR; translated from the coding sequence ATGACCGGCCTGCACGAGGATCCCGGCGCGCTGCTGCCCGAGCTCGCCCTGGCCGTCGCGGCCGTCGCCGGGCTGCTCGCCGGCTCGTGGCTGCCCCGGCGGCGGCAGTGGCTGGTCCGGCTGCTCGGCGCGATCGGCTGTACGGTCGGCATCGCCGCGGCCGTCGTCGCCGCCACCGGCCCCGCCCGTACCGTGTTCGGCGGCAGTTACGCGGTCGACACCGGCCTCGCCGTGGCGCGGGTGGTGATCCTCGCCGGCACCCTGCTGGTCCTCGCGATGGCCGGCGGCACGCTGTCCGGGCACCGGCGGGAGACCGAGTTCGTCGTCCTGCTGCTGCTCGCCGCGCTCGGCGCCATGGTGCTGGCCGGCACCGACGACCTGCTGCTGCTGATCGCCGGCTACCTGCTCGCCAGCGTCCCGCTCTACGCCCTGACCGCGTTCGACGCCGACCCGGCGGGCACCGAGGCGGCCCTCAAGTACTACCTGATCGGGGCGCTGTTCGGGGTGGTGCTGATGCTCGGCGTCGCGGCCCTGCTGGCGGCCGGCGGCGGCACCGACTACCCGACGCTGGCCCGGACGCTGCCCGGTGCCCCGCCGGTACTGGCCGCCGCCGGGTTCGTCGGGGTGTTCGGCGGGCTGCTGTTCAAGGCCGGCGGCGCACCGGCGCAGTTCTGGGTACCGGACGTCGCCGAGGGCGCCGGCACCCCGGTCGCCGCGTTCGTCACCACCATCCCGAAGATCGGCGCGCTGATCGCCGCGTACCGGCTACTCGACGTGGCGGTACCCGGGGTCGCCGGCGGCCGGCTGCTGGTCGCCGCCGTCGCCGCCGGCACCATGACGCTGGGCAACCTTGCCGCGTTCGCGCAGACCAACCCGCGGCGGCTGCTCGCCTACTCCACCATCAGCCAGGTCGGCTACCTGCTGATGGCCGTCGCCGCCGCCGGGCACGCCGCCCTCGCGCTGCCCGGCCTCGGCTTCTACCTCGCCGGGTACGCGGTCACCAACATCGGCGCCTTCGCCGTCCTGGCCGCGCTGCCGTCGGCGACCCTGGACGGCCACCGCGGGCTGTTCGGCCGGCGGCCGGTGCTGGCACTGGCGCTGGTGATCTGCCTGCTCGGGCTGGTCGGCACGCCGCCGACCGCGATCTTCGTGGGGAAGCTGTCGGTGTTCACGGCCGCGTTCGACGCCAACCTGCTCTGGCTGGTCGTCGTCGCCGCGGCCAACACGCTCGCCAGCCTCTACTACTACCTGCGCTGGATCGTCCCGCTGTTCCAGCGGGACGGCGCGCCGCACCCGACGCCCGCCGGCCGGTGGCCGGCCGCGGTGGCCGTCACCGCCGCCGCCGGGTCCCTCGCCCTCGGGCTCGCCGCCGAACCGGTCGTGCACGCCCTCTCCGGCCACCTGCTGCGCTGA
- a CDS encoding complex I subunit 4 family protein — translation MLSLVVFWPLLVGVGLLAVPRLPDRAVRWLWVAASAVDLALVVAIWVGYRGHGIGYQTNLAWIPSVGVGYHVGVDGLSLPLLAMTAVLFLACAIYSLRQRTRVRGFAALFLFLETVSLGLFVSLDLILFFVFFDLSIVGMYFVIAGWGHGDRQRSALKFFLYTFLGSLALLLGFIGLYLSATPHTFDMVALTRAHPLTGLGGGLALLAIGLGLAIKTPTVPFHTWLPPAHTDAPAAGSAILAGVLLKMGTYGFVRIAMPMLPDSWRRYALVAVVIGVVSVVYGALVALAQRDFKRMIAYTSVNHMGYILLAVGAAGLLGSGAAARSLAVTGAVTQMVSHGLITGALFLLSGVLYQRGGSYAMDSYGGLATRTPRFAMLTAAAAFASLGLPGFSGFIAEFQVFAGSLGPVPVATAIAVLGILLTAALFLAALRRVFLGGYRAPRGATVTDLTAVEAVAIVPLMLLALLIGVLPRFLLDLIEPAARTAAELVAR, via the coding sequence CTGCTGAGTCTGGTGGTGTTCTGGCCGCTGCTGGTCGGCGTCGGGCTGCTGGCCGTGCCCCGGCTGCCGGACCGCGCGGTCCGCTGGCTGTGGGTGGCGGCCAGCGCCGTCGACCTGGCGCTGGTGGTGGCCATCTGGGTCGGCTACCGGGGCCACGGCATCGGGTACCAGACGAACCTGGCGTGGATCCCGTCCGTCGGCGTCGGCTATCACGTCGGCGTCGACGGGCTGTCGCTGCCGCTGCTGGCCATGACCGCCGTGCTGTTCCTCGCCTGCGCGATCTACTCGCTGCGGCAACGCACCCGGGTACGCGGGTTCGCCGCGCTGTTCCTGTTCCTGGAGACGGTCAGCCTGGGGCTGTTCGTGTCGCTGGACCTGATCCTGTTCTTCGTCTTCTTCGACCTGTCGATCGTCGGCATGTACTTCGTCATCGCCGGCTGGGGGCACGGGGACCGGCAACGCTCGGCGCTCAAGTTCTTCCTGTACACGTTCCTCGGTTCGCTGGCGCTGCTGCTGGGCTTCATCGGCCTGTACCTGTCGGCGACCCCGCACACGTTCGACATGGTGGCGCTGACCCGCGCGCATCCGCTGACCGGTCTGGGCGGCGGCCTCGCGCTGCTGGCGATCGGTCTCGGGCTGGCGATCAAGACGCCGACGGTGCCGTTCCACACCTGGCTGCCGCCCGCACACACCGACGCGCCCGCGGCCGGCTCGGCGATCCTGGCCGGCGTGCTGCTCAAGATGGGCACCTACGGGTTCGTCCGGATCGCGATGCCGATGCTGCCGGACAGCTGGCGGCGGTACGCGCTGGTCGCGGTGGTGATCGGGGTGGTGTCGGTGGTCTACGGGGCGCTGGTCGCGCTGGCGCAGCGCGACTTCAAGCGGATGATCGCCTACACCTCGGTCAACCACATGGGCTACATCCTGCTCGCCGTGGGCGCCGCCGGCCTGCTCGGCTCGGGCGCCGCGGCGCGCTCGCTGGCGGTCACCGGCGCGGTCACCCAGATGGTCAGCCACGGGCTGATCACCGGCGCGCTGTTCCTGCTGTCCGGGGTGCTGTACCAGCGGGGCGGCAGCTACGCGATGGACTCCTACGGCGGGCTCGCCACCCGTACGCCCCGGTTCGCGATGCTGACCGCCGCAGCCGCGTTCGCCTCGCTCGGGCTGCCCGGCTTCTCCGGCTTCATCGCCGAGTTCCAGGTGTTCGCCGGCAGCCTCGGCCCGGTACCGGTCGCCACCGCGATCGCGGTGCTCGGCATCCTGCTCACCGCGGCGCTGTTCCTCGCCGCCCTGCGCCGGGTCTTCCTCGGCGGCTACCGGGCACCGCGCGGCGCCACCGTCACCGACCTGACCGCCGTGGAGGCGGTGGCGATCGTCCCGCTGATGCTGCTGGCGCTGCTGATCGGCGTGCTGCCCCGGTTCCTGCTCGACCTGATCGAACCGGCCGCCCGCACCGCGGCGGAGCTGGTCGCGCGATGA
- a CDS encoding NADH-quinone oxidoreductase subunit L, translating to MIALLLVVLPVAAGVALLAAGRAANRAAAPVAAGTAAVTVVLAALAAGTRPAASVPLFAGLPAGLRVDGLSAVLVLTVSAVTLAVSTYAAGELSADPGRWRFFGLMLVFAGAMLVTVTATTLPVLLAAWEVMGATSYALIGFWHRDLDRVRGGEVAFLTTRTADVGLYLAAGAAVAAGVPGLRLAGLTGAPGGWRDAIAAGVVLAALGKSAQLPFSFWLSRAMAGPSPVSALLHSATMVAAGGYLLLRLHPLLAATSWAAPLVAWVGAGTALLLGAVAVAQRDLKQLLAASTCAQLGYLVLAAGVTAVAGGAQQFVAHAATKALLFLCAGAWLTGLGTKQLPGLAGAARRYPLVGVVFTIGAASLAGLPPLSIWAAKDEILAAAGRSSPALYAVGLAAAVLAAAYSGRAIAAVWHRGPGDDRYREQPSAPVTAPMRAALVPLAAGAAGLGALSLPPAAAAWRALLGVPAEPGPSATELVTSGLLAAVTLGGVVAAQRVSARRRPSTTAPDPSTVPVRPASRGAAPAATRLLVDWLLLERAATVLVARPVLRLARMLATVDDRLVDGGVRAAVWCATALSTAAGAVVELRVDTVVRSLAAGVRRLGSWARLPQTGQLHQYYAQAVLGLALLILLLIVFGSR from the coding sequence ATGATCGCCCTGCTGCTGGTCGTGCTGCCGGTCGCCGCCGGCGTGGCGCTGCTGGCCGCCGGCCGCGCCGCGAACCGGGCCGCCGCACCAGTCGCGGCCGGTACCGCGGCGGTCACGGTGGTACTGGCCGCGCTCGCCGCCGGGACCCGGCCGGCGGCGTCGGTGCCGCTGTTCGCCGGGTTGCCGGCCGGGCTGCGGGTCGACGGCCTGTCCGCGGTCCTGGTGCTGACCGTCTCGGCGGTGACCCTGGCGGTGTCGACCTACGCGGCCGGGGAGCTGTCGGCGGATCCCGGCCGGTGGCGGTTCTTCGGGCTGATGCTGGTGTTCGCCGGCGCCATGCTGGTGACGGTCACTGCGACGACGCTGCCGGTACTGCTGGCGGCGTGGGAGGTGATGGGAGCCACCTCGTACGCGCTGATCGGCTTCTGGCACCGCGACCTCGACCGGGTCCGCGGCGGCGAGGTGGCGTTCCTGACCACCCGCACCGCCGACGTCGGCCTGTACCTGGCGGCGGGTGCCGCGGTGGCGGCCGGGGTACCGGGGCTGCGGCTGGCCGGGCTCACCGGCGCACCCGGCGGGTGGCGGGACGCGATCGCCGCCGGCGTGGTGCTGGCCGCGCTCGGCAAGTCGGCGCAGCTGCCGTTCAGCTTCTGGCTGTCGCGGGCGATGGCCGGCCCCAGCCCGGTCTCCGCGCTGCTGCACTCGGCGACCATGGTCGCCGCCGGCGGGTACCTGCTGCTGCGGCTGCACCCGCTGCTCGCGGCGACGTCCTGGGCCGCGCCGCTGGTCGCCTGGGTCGGCGCCGGTACCGCGCTGCTCCTCGGTGCGGTGGCGGTGGCGCAGCGCGACCTCAAGCAGCTGCTCGCCGCCTCCACCTGCGCGCAGCTCGGGTACCTGGTGCTCGCGGCGGGGGTGACCGCGGTGGCCGGCGGTGCCCAGCAGTTCGTCGCGCACGCCGCCACCAAGGCCCTGCTGTTCCTGTGCGCCGGCGCGTGGCTGACCGGGCTCGGCACCAAGCAGCTGCCCGGGCTGGCCGGCGCGGCCCGACGGTACCCGCTGGTCGGGGTCGTGTTCACGATCGGCGCGGCGAGCCTCGCCGGGCTGCCGCCGCTGTCGATCTGGGCCGCCAAGGACGAGATCCTCGCCGCCGCCGGGCGTTCGTCGCCCGCGCTGTACGCGGTCGGGCTGGCCGCCGCGGTGCTCGCCGCCGCGTACTCGGGCCGGGCGATCGCGGCGGTGTGGCACCGCGGCCCCGGCGACGACCGGTACCGGGAGCAGCCGAGCGCGCCGGTGACCGCGCCGATGCGGGCCGCGCTGGTGCCGCTCGCGGCCGGCGCCGCCGGGCTCGGCGCGCTGTCGCTGCCGCCCGCCGCTGCCGCCTGGCGCGCGCTGCTCGGGGTGCCGGCGGAACCGGGCCCGTCGGCCACCGAACTGGTCACCTCCGGCCTGCTCGCGGCGGTCACCCTCGGCGGCGTCGTCGCGGCGCAACGGGTGTCGGCCCGGCGCCGACCGTCGACCACGGCGCCGGACCCGAGCACGGTACCGGTACGTCCGGCGTCGCGCGGCGCGGCGCCGGCGGCCACCCGGCTGCTGGTCGACTGGCTCCTGCTGGAACGGGCCGCGACGGTGCTGGTCGCCCGGCCGGTGCTGCGGCTCGCCCGAATGCTGGCCACCGTGGACGATCGGCTGGTCGACGGCGGGGTCCGCGCCGCGGTCTGGTGCGCGACCGCCCTGTCCACGGCCGCCGGTGCGGTGGTCGAGCTGCGGGTCGACACCGTGGTCCGTTCCCTCGCGGCCGGGGTGCGTCGGCTCGGGTCGTGGGCCCGGCTGCCGCAGACCGGGCAGCTGCACCAGTACTACGCGCAGGCGGTGCTCGGCCTCGCGCTGTTGATCCTGCTGCTGATCGTCTTCGGGTCGAGGTGA
- a CDS encoding NADH-quinone oxidoreductase subunit NuoK, with protein MMLQLFLLLAAALLAIGLYGALSQQSIVMIMMGIELMVNAVIVAGAASWWFLSPHRPDGQVLVVVAITVMAVEMAMGFAVTTAIFRARDVDMTDMAADLKK; from the coding sequence ATGATGCTCCAGCTGTTCCTGCTGCTCGCGGCGGCGCTGCTGGCGATCGGGCTGTACGGCGCGCTGTCCCAGCAGTCGATCGTGATGATCATGATGGGCATCGAGCTGATGGTCAACGCGGTCATCGTGGCCGGCGCCGCGTCCTGGTGGTTCCTGTCCCCGCACCGGCCGGACGGCCAGGTCCTGGTGGTCGTGGCGATCACCGTGATGGCGGTCGAGATGGCGATGGGGTTCGCCGTCACCACCGCGATCTTCCGGGCCCGCGACGTCGACATGACCGACATGGCCGCGGACCTGAAGAAATGA
- a CDS encoding NADH-quinone oxidoreductase subunit J translates to MQLVVFVVCAVGAVAAGAAVFWVDSMARATFALLASFLFVAVDVLLLDLAYLGVLIILMMIMEMVVMAVFMIMYMMNPAGLMPMSMVHNRRGSLAIAVGTFLVLAAGILLIHWPTRRGAPPAEPTRQLGEALMGSKMLVMMVLGLALFATMVATVVLAQHRGRYHRYGDELDRRAPDDPIRGGVGR, encoded by the coding sequence ATGCAGCTGGTGGTGTTCGTCGTCTGCGCGGTGGGCGCGGTCGCGGCCGGTGCGGCGGTGTTCTGGGTCGACTCGATGGCGCGGGCGACGTTCGCGCTGCTCGCCTCGTTCCTGTTCGTCGCGGTCGACGTGCTGCTGCTCGACCTGGCGTACCTGGGGGTGTTGATCATCCTGATGATGATCATGGAGATGGTCGTGATGGCCGTTTTCATGATCATGTACATGATGAATCCGGCCGGGCTGATGCCGATGAGCATGGTGCACAACAGGAGAGGCTCGCTGGCGATCGCGGTCGGCACCTTCCTGGTGCTGGCGGCGGGCATCCTGCTCATCCACTGGCCGACCCGGCGCGGCGCGCCGCCGGCGGAGCCGACCCGGCAGCTCGGCGAGGCGCTGATGGGCTCGAAGATGCTGGTGATGATGGTGCTCGGGCTCGCGCTGTTCGCCACCATGGTCGCCACCGTGGTGTTGGCGCAGCACCGCGGCCGCTACCACCGGTACGGGGACGAGCTGGACCGGCGCGCCCCGGACGACCCGATCCGCGGCGGGGTGGGCCGATGA
- a CDS encoding complex I subunit 1 family protein: MIEQAPLWTVPVAGAVLLALAGGAAALRGGLAAGRASGAGTPGAEAARLLVQQRRSTVAADRLLWRLGPAAVCVAATLAVLVVPLGRWTVWDSPVGVVWFNAMEVVVWAGLWLTGWGANSVWGLVAGYRFLAQGLAYELPHMFALTTVALGAGSLRVGDVVAAQSGLWFVVWMPVAFVAYLVAALGMAFWGPFDAPAQADLAGGVGAELSGVDALLLRAGRYLMLTAAAAFAVPAFLGGGAGPLLPAWLWSLVKTAAVLTLLVWLRDRLPTVRMDRFTELSWVVLLPATLLQALLVAIVVLVR, encoded by the coding sequence ATGATCGAACAGGCTCCACTGTGGACGGTACCGGTCGCCGGTGCGGTACTGCTGGCGCTGGCCGGTGGCGCCGCGGCCCTGCGCGGCGGGCTGGCCGCCGGCCGCGCGTCCGGTGCCGGTACGCCGGGGGCGGAAGCGGCGCGGCTGCTGGTCCAGCAGCGGCGGTCGACGGTGGCCGCGGACCGGCTGCTGTGGCGGTTGGGTCCGGCCGCGGTGTGCGTGGCCGCGACGCTGGCGGTACTGGTGGTGCCGCTGGGCCGGTGGACGGTCTGGGACTCGCCGGTCGGGGTGGTCTGGTTCAACGCGATGGAGGTCGTCGTCTGGGCCGGCCTGTGGCTGACCGGCTGGGGCGCGAACTCGGTGTGGGGGCTGGTCGCCGGCTACCGCTTCCTGGCGCAGGGGCTGGCGTACGAGCTGCCGCACATGTTCGCGCTGACCACGGTGGCGCTGGGCGCCGGTTCGCTGCGGGTCGGCGACGTGGTGGCCGCTCAGTCCGGGCTGTGGTTCGTGGTGTGGATGCCGGTGGCGTTCGTCGCCTACCTGGTGGCGGCGCTGGGGATGGCGTTCTGGGGCCCGTTCGACGCGCCCGCCCAGGCGGACCTGGCGGGCGGGGTCGGCGCCGAACTGTCCGGGGTGGACGCCCTGCTGCTGCGCGCCGGCCGCTACCTGATGCTGACCGCCGCGGCGGCCTTCGCGGTACCGGCGTTCCTGGGCGGCGGCGCCGGGCCGCTGCTGCCGGCGTGGCTGTGGTCGCTGGTGAAGACGGCGGCGGTGTTGACGCTGCTGGTGTGGTTGCGGGACCGGTTGCCGACGGTACGGATGGACCGGTTCACCGAGCTGTCCTGGGTGGTGCTGCTGCCGGCGACGCTGCTGCAGGCGCTGCTGGTGGCGATCGTGGTGTTGGTGAGGTGA
- a CDS encoding NADH-quinone oxidoreductase subunit A, with amino-acid sequence MTAVLLLGGLAVLAIAGLYGVGRLVRVAAQGTARTPFLSGNPPVEHAVSRYHVRWYTVTMLFLAFDMEMVFMYPWTLVVASVGASAVIEMFAFLAVLVAGVLYAWREGALRWV; translated from the coding sequence ATGACCGCGGTACTGCTGCTGGGCGGGCTCGCGGTCCTCGCGATCGCCGGCCTGTACGGCGTGGGTCGGCTGGTCCGGGTGGCCGCGCAGGGCACCGCCCGCACCCCGTTCCTGTCCGGGAACCCACCCGTCGAGCACGCCGTCTCCCGCTACCACGTGCGCTGGTACACGGTGACGATGCTGTTCCTCGCGTTCGACATGGAGATGGTCTTCATGTACCCGTGGACGCTGGTGGTCGCCTCGGTCGGGGCCAGCGCGGTGATCGAGATGTTCGCGTTCCTGGCGGTGCTCGTCGCCGGCGTGCTGTACGCGTGGCGGGAAGGCGCGCTGCGATGGGTCTGA
- a CDS encoding MFS transporter, whose product MSFEATGTRRWWALGFIALAQFMVIMDTSIIGVALPRMRTDLGFSPGGLSWVFNAYVIALAGLLLLGGRLADLLGARRVFGAGWVILAIGSVLAALAGTASVELVGRVVQGAGSALIAPSALTLLMTLFGARPGELGRALAIYGAAAPAGGTAGVFLGGVITQWLSWPWVFWLYVPIAAVAIIATALLMPAAARRRGSVDVTGAAAVTGGLALAVLAIVRAPQAGWAAPSTLAVLAGAVALLAGFLVLQRIRREPLVRLGIFRTPQLGAANLAQALLGAAWIPMWYFLNLYLQQVLGYGAFASGTALLPMTLLIVVLMVAVAPRLIARFGTKPLIVGGLLALAAGLVWLSFARPTGNFLVDVLPASLLAALGQALAFIPSLGTAIGSARPEEGGLAAGIVNTSYQVGSALGLAAMTAVGVSYGADRIGHPTDLTAGYSAAFLGAAGIAILGALLVLLVFRTRRPERVPDSEPATAR is encoded by the coding sequence ATGTCGTTCGAAGCAACGGGTACGCGGCGCTGGTGGGCGCTGGGGTTCATCGCGCTGGCGCAGTTCATGGTGATCATGGACACCTCGATCATCGGGGTGGCGCTACCGCGGATGCGCACCGATCTCGGGTTCTCACCGGGCGGGTTGTCGTGGGTCTTCAACGCGTACGTGATCGCGCTGGCCGGTCTCCTGCTGCTCGGCGGCCGGCTGGCCGACCTGCTCGGCGCGCGCCGCGTGTTCGGTGCCGGGTGGGTGATCCTCGCGATCGGGTCGGTGCTCGCCGCGCTCGCCGGCACCGCCAGCGTGGAACTCGTCGGCCGGGTGGTGCAGGGAGCCGGCTCGGCGCTGATCGCGCCGTCGGCGTTGACCCTGCTGATGACGCTCTTCGGGGCACGGCCCGGCGAGCTCGGCAGGGCGCTGGCGATCTACGGCGCCGCGGCACCGGCCGGCGGTACCGCAGGGGTGTTCCTCGGCGGCGTGATCACCCAGTGGCTGTCCTGGCCGTGGGTGTTCTGGCTGTACGTGCCGATCGCCGCGGTCGCCATCATCGCCACGGCACTGCTGATGCCGGCCGCGGCCCGCCGGCGCGGGTCGGTGGACGTCACCGGTGCCGCCGCGGTGACCGGTGGCCTCGCCCTGGCCGTACTGGCGATCGTGCGCGCCCCGCAGGCCGGCTGGGCGGCGCCGTCGACCCTGGCCGTACTGGCCGGTGCCGTCGCCCTGCTGGCCGGGTTCCTTGTCCTGCAACGGATCCGGCGGGAGCCGCTGGTCCGGCTCGGGATCTTCCGCACCCCGCAGCTGGGCGCCGCGAACCTGGCGCAGGCGCTGCTCGGCGCGGCCTGGATCCCGATGTGGTACTTCCTGAACCTGTACCTGCAGCAGGTGCTCGGCTACGGCGCCTTCGCCAGCGGTACCGCCCTGCTGCCGATGACGCTGCTCATCGTGGTCCTGATGGTCGCCGTCGCGCCCCGGTTGATCGCCCGGTTCGGTACCAAGCCGCTCATCGTCGGTGGCCTGCTCGCGCTGGCCGCCGGCCTGGTGTGGCTGTCGTTCGCGCGGCCCACCGGCAACTTCCTGGTCGACGTACTCCCGGCGTCGCTGCTCGCCGCGCTGGGCCAGGCGCTGGCGTTCATCCCCTCGCTGGGCACCGCCATCGGCAGCGCCCGGCCGGAGGAAGGCGGCCTGGCGGCCGGCATCGTCAACACGTCGTACCAGGTCGGCTCCGCGCTCGGGCTCGCCGCAATGACCGCCGTCGGCGTCTCCTACGGTGCGGACCGGATCGGGCACCCCACCGACCTCACCGCCGGCTACTCGGCCGCGTTCCTCGGCGCCGCCGGCATCGCCATCCTCGGCGCGCTACTGGTCCTGCTGGTGTTCCGGACTCGGCGACCGGAACGCGTGCCCGACTCGGAGCCGGCGACCGCACGCTGA